A window of the Candidatus Liberibacter solanacearum CLso-ZC1 genome harbors these coding sequences:
- a CDS encoding small effector proten, whose protein sequence is MNMKKLSLISTVAILSTAVSLGGCNNTKPKAKESADKVAKLAKEVATPNKEDQKDKEVTETKEDKPTEAPNAENDDKSSEIAGIQQVNNSN, encoded by the coding sequence ATGAATATGAAAAAGCTAAGTTTAATTTCTACAGTTGCAATTCTATCAACAGCCGTTTCCTTAGGTGGTTGTAATAATACGAAACCTAAAGCAAAAGAATCGGCAGATAAAGTAGCTAAATTAGCTAAAGAAGTAGCTACACCAAATAAAGAAGATCAAAAAGATAAAGAAGTTACCGAAACTAAAGAAGATAAACCAACTGAAGCACCTAACGCAGAAAATGATGATAAATCATCTGAAATAGCTGGAATACAACAAGTGAATAACTCTAACTAA
- the metG gene encoding methionine--tRNA ligase, translating to MTKGREKFYISTAIAYPNAKPHIGHAYEMIIADVLARFHRLDGLDVLFTTGTDEYGQKIAKSAQNAGIETKIFVDQNSADFRQMADVFGISYDDFIRTTEKRHHDTCRILWQKILDKGDIYKGFYSGWYSLRDEMYCGDDEVYKGEDGQHYNAQKNPVQWMEEEGYFFRLSAYQDKLLAYYDSHPEFILPLERRNEIVSFVKSGLKDLSISRKTFDWGIKIPNDPQYIMYVWIDALTNYLTATGLLPHPNGEKAKFWPADLHVIGKDIVRFHAVYWPAFLLSANLPLPKTIFSHGFILNKGEKISKSLGNVIDPMEVIKEIGVDALRYFLIRDIACGKDGFYDINTVKNRVNADLANGIGNLVSRSISMIVKNYGGVMPNPGVFVEFDKEILYACSQNIQEIREHMDGQLIHRAVAQVISIVSEVDRYFATQKPWDLVKTDRDRAATVLYVTVDVVRQLAILLQPFVPGMANKIFDILSIADENRSFAHLDQRLKVGLVIDKDFMPLFPRFL from the coding sequence TTGACAAAAGGGCGTGAAAAATTTTATATCAGTACAGCTATTGCCTATCCAAATGCTAAACCACATATTGGACACGCTTATGAAATGATTATAGCAGATGTTTTGGCACGTTTTCATCGTTTAGATGGTTTAGATGTCTTGTTTACGACAGGAACCGATGAATATGGACAAAAAATTGCCAAATCAGCGCAAAATGCTGGTATAGAAACAAAAATTTTTGTTGATCAAAATAGTGCTGATTTTCGCCAAATGGCTGATGTTTTCGGTATTTCGTACGATGATTTTATTCGCACAACGGAAAAGCGTCATCATGATACTTGCAGGATATTATGGCAAAAAATATTAGATAAAGGAGATATATATAAGGGGTTTTATTCAGGATGGTATTCGTTGCGTGATGAGATGTATTGTGGCGATGATGAAGTTTATAAAGGAGAAGATGGTCAGCACTATAATGCTCAGAAAAATCCTGTTCAATGGATGGAAGAAGAGGGTTATTTTTTCCGTTTATCTGCTTATCAGGACAAGTTGCTTGCTTATTATGATTCTCATCCAGAATTTATTTTACCCTTAGAAAGACGCAATGAGATTGTTTCCTTCGTAAAATCAGGGCTTAAAGACCTTTCTATTTCTCGAAAAACTTTTGATTGGGGAATAAAAATTCCTAACGATCCTCAGTACATTATGTATGTTTGGATTGATGCTTTGACTAATTATCTGACGGCAACGGGGCTTTTGCCTCATCCAAATGGAGAAAAGGCAAAGTTTTGGCCTGCTGATTTGCATGTTATAGGAAAGGATATTGTGCGATTTCATGCAGTTTATTGGCCTGCTTTTCTATTGTCTGCAAATTTACCTCTGCCAAAAACAATTTTTTCACATGGGTTTATTCTCAACAAGGGAGAAAAGATATCGAAATCATTAGGTAATGTGATTGATCCTATGGAAGTAATAAAGGAAATAGGAGTTGATGCCTTACGTTACTTTCTCATACGGGACATTGCTTGTGGAAAAGATGGTTTCTATGATATCAATACTGTAAAAAACCGTGTTAATGCTGATCTTGCTAATGGTATCGGTAATTTGGTTAGTCGTTCCATTTCTATGATTGTGAAAAACTATGGCGGAGTCATGCCAAATCCTGGTGTATTTGTTGAGTTTGATAAAGAGATTTTATATGCTTGTTCCCAAAATATTCAGGAGATTCGTGAACATATGGACGGTCAATTAATTCATAGAGCAGTGGCGCAAGTCATATCTATTGTATCGGAAGTAGATCGGTATTTTGCAACACAGAAGCCATGGGATTTGGTGAAAACAGATCGTGATCGTGCAGCTACTGTTTTATATGTTACAGTAGATGTCGTGCGCCAACTAGCTATTCTGTTGCAACCTTTTGTTCCTGGTATGGCAAATAAGATTTTTGATATTTTGTCTATTGCGGATGAAAATCGTTCTTTTGCGCATTTAGATCAAAGATTAAAGGTAGGATTGGTGATAGATAAAGACTTTATGCCACTCTTCCCTCGTTTCTTGTAG
- the parE gene encoding DNA topoisomerase IV subunit B → MDDSIDLFSTLPPQNKESSKKFEDSDKLDSTNIHKNHTVSDNYDASSIRILEGLEPVRMRPGMYIGGTDEKALHHLFSEVIDNAMDEVIAGHADLIEVSLDNNGFLTVVDNGRGIPVDNHPKFPDKSTLEIIMTKLHAGGKFDSSTYEISGGLHGVGISVVNALSDELEVTVMRQNTVFSQRFSRGIPLGPLEKIGKVRNKRGTSIKFRPDPKIFGENASFNASRLVKITKSKAYLSGRVKTYWSCDKQIAEKYNIPEKTEFYFPGGLKTYLQTRLKNRSLISSEIFTGKTERKGSNPGSIEWAIAWCEEDPEITSYCNTILTDEGGSHESGLRVALTRGIRKYAELTQNKRAALITSDDIMISAVGILSVFIPEPEFAGQTKTKLVSFDAQRIVENALRDPFDHYLVKNPVETTKLLEWVIERSEERLRRRKQKEVNRKTAMRKLRLPGKLADCSQNMAKGTELFIVEGDSAGGSAKQARNRNNQAILPLRGKILNVASAGLEKIRTSQQISDLIQALGCRTRSQYREEDLRYEKVIIMTDADVDGAHIASLLLTFFYQEMYGLIEQKHLFLVSPPLFRITQGSRSIYARDEEHKQEILKDFREKGRGKIEINRFKGLGEMLASQLKETAMDATKRTLLRVELCSDQESFEKTKDSIHKLMGTKADERFKFIQERATFVD, encoded by the coding sequence ATGGACGATAGTATTGATCTTTTCTCGACGTTACCACCTCAAAATAAAGAGTCATCTAAAAAGTTCGAAGATTCGGATAAATTAGATAGCACCAATATACATAAAAATCATACTGTCTCCGACAACTATGACGCTTCTTCAATTCGTATTTTAGAAGGATTAGAGCCGGTACGCATGAGACCGGGAATGTATATTGGCGGGACAGATGAAAAGGCGTTACATCATCTTTTTTCCGAAGTTATTGATAATGCAATGGATGAAGTCATTGCTGGTCACGCTGATCTTATCGAAGTATCACTAGATAATAACGGCTTTTTGACCGTCGTCGATAATGGTCGCGGTATTCCTGTAGATAATCATCCAAAATTTCCAGATAAATCAACCCTTGAAATTATCATGACAAAATTGCACGCTGGAGGAAAATTTGATAGCTCTACCTATGAAATATCAGGTGGATTACATGGTGTAGGAATATCAGTAGTCAATGCCTTATCAGATGAATTAGAGGTAACTGTCATGAGACAGAATACCGTATTTTCACAAAGATTTTCTCGAGGCATTCCTTTAGGTCCTCTAGAGAAAATTGGGAAAGTACGCAATAAACGAGGCACTAGCATAAAATTTCGCCCTGATCCAAAAATTTTTGGAGAAAATGCTAGTTTTAACGCTAGCCGTCTTGTGAAAATAACAAAATCCAAGGCTTATTTATCTGGACGTGTCAAAACATATTGGTCTTGCGACAAACAAATTGCAGAAAAATACAATATTCCAGAAAAAACAGAATTTTATTTCCCTGGTGGCTTAAAAACATACCTACAGACAAGATTAAAAAATCGCTCTCTAATTTCATCTGAAATTTTTACTGGAAAAACAGAAAGAAAAGGATCCAATCCTGGATCTATAGAATGGGCAATTGCTTGGTGTGAAGAAGATCCTGAAATAACCTCTTATTGCAATACGATTCTTACCGACGAAGGGGGATCTCACGAATCAGGACTCCGTGTCGCCCTTACCCGAGGAATAAGAAAATATGCCGAGCTCACTCAGAATAAAAGAGCTGCTCTCATTACAAGCGATGACATCATGATTTCTGCTGTCGGCATTTTATCTGTCTTTATTCCTGAACCTGAATTTGCAGGACAAACTAAAACAAAGTTAGTATCATTTGATGCCCAGCGTATTGTAGAAAACGCCCTGCGCGACCCTTTTGATCATTACTTGGTTAAAAATCCAGTTGAAACGACAAAATTATTAGAATGGGTAATTGAACGCTCTGAAGAACGTCTGAGGAGACGTAAACAAAAAGAAGTCAATCGCAAAACAGCTATGCGGAAACTCCGCCTTCCGGGCAAATTAGCGGATTGTTCGCAAAATATGGCTAAAGGAACAGAACTCTTTATTGTAGAAGGAGATTCAGCCGGGGGATCAGCAAAACAAGCAAGGAATCGCAATAACCAAGCAATACTTCCCTTGCGTGGCAAAATTCTGAACGTTGCAAGTGCGGGATTAGAAAAGATTCGGACTAGTCAACAAATATCAGATCTTATCCAAGCATTAGGATGTCGTACAAGATCACAATATCGAGAAGAAGATCTTCGATACGAGAAAGTGATTATTATGACTGATGCTGATGTTGATGGCGCCCACATAGCCTCTCTTCTCCTAACTTTTTTCTACCAAGAAATGTATGGGCTGATTGAACAGAAACATCTTTTTTTGGTCTCCCCCCCTCTTTTTAGAATAACCCAAGGCTCAAGATCAATATATGCACGTGATGAAGAACACAAACAAGAAATTCTAAAAGACTTTAGAGAAAAAGGAAGAGGGAAAATAGAAATCAATCGCTTTAAAGGATTAGGGGAAATGTTAGCATCACAATTGAAAGAGACAGCGATGGATGCTACAAAACGTACTCTTCTCCGTGTGGAATTATGTAGCGATCAAGAATCTTTTGAAAAAACAAAAGATTCAATTCATAAATTAATGGGAACTAAGGCAGATGAACGTTTTAAATTTATTCAAGAAAGAGCAACTTTTGTAGATTAA
- a CDS encoding TatD family hydrolase: MLIDTHCHLALPDFDGDRHDVIMRSHKAGVLKMIAIAIKVKDFVPLITLCQDYPSSVFCSIGTHPCHAHEELEVLVDELVCLASHPRVVAIGETGLDRYHNADTIEDQKTVFLRHIEAARITGIPLVIHSRSADEDMIALLQEQIKKGPFSFVIHCFSSSQKLADICLELGGYISFSGMITFPKYDGLRVIAQSIPMDRLLVETDSPYIVPVPCSGRRNEPSYVVNTAKVLAREKGISYEELMEKTTENAFRLFSKMSKCVF, from the coding sequence ATGTTGATAGATACACATTGCCATTTGGCTTTGCCTGACTTTGATGGAGATCGTCATGATGTTATCATGCGATCTCATAAGGCAGGTGTTCTGAAAATGATTGCTATTGCGATCAAGGTAAAGGATTTTGTCCCTCTAATTACGCTGTGTCAAGATTACCCTTCTTCGGTTTTTTGTTCAATCGGAACTCATCCGTGTCATGCTCATGAAGAGCTTGAGGTATTGGTTGATGAATTAGTATGTTTGGCTTCGCATCCGAGGGTCGTTGCTATTGGTGAGACGGGTCTAGATCGTTATCATAACGCTGATACAATAGAAGATCAGAAAACCGTTTTTTTGCGTCATATAGAAGCGGCTCGTATAACGGGTATTCCCTTAGTAATACATAGCCGTTCTGCAGATGAAGATATGATTGCCTTGTTACAAGAACAAATAAAAAAAGGACCTTTTTCCTTTGTTATTCACTGTTTTTCATCTAGTCAGAAATTAGCAGATATTTGTTTGGAATTAGGAGGATATATATCTTTTTCAGGTATGATCACCTTTCCTAAGTATGATGGTTTGAGGGTTATTGCACAAAGCATTCCAATGGATCGATTGCTTGTTGAAACAGATTCCCCTTATATTGTTCCTGTTCCGTGTTCGGGAAGGCGTAATGAGCCGTCTTATGTTGTTAATACGGCTAAGGTTCTTGCTAGGGAGAAGGGTATTTCTTACGAAGAGTTAATGGAAAAAACAACTGAGAATGCTTTTAGGTTGTTTTCAAAAATGTCTAAGTGTGTTTTTTGA
- a CDS encoding MBL fold metallo-hydrolase, with the protein MKDFYYFTILGCSASPGVPRITGDWGLCDPKNPKNRRTRSSLKVSRVSERGGDTTVIIDTGPDFYMQMLREKVLSIDAVLYTHEHADHVHGIDGLRGYFLQQKHPIDVYAAPDCMENLVNSFGYCFKAPEGSSYLPIANPRIIEKDVPISVKGAGGVIEAIPILQRHGKISSLGFRFSNVAYCTDVNSFPDESLEKLQNLDFLIIDALRNGLHGSHFSLSESLKKIDLINPKNAILTHMHVDLDYDKVFRSTPSRVVPAFDGMHFKSLI; encoded by the coding sequence ATGAAAGATTTTTATTATTTTACTATTTTAGGATGCTCTGCTTCGCCAGGTGTTCCTCGCATTACGGGTGATTGGGGTCTTTGTGATCCTAAAAATCCTAAAAATCGTCGTACTCGTTCATCTTTAAAGGTTTCTAGAGTGTCGGAACGAGGTGGTGATACAACTGTAATCATTGATACTGGGCCTGATTTTTATATGCAGATGTTGCGGGAAAAGGTTCTTTCTATTGATGCAGTGTTATATACTCATGAACACGCAGATCATGTCCACGGAATAGACGGACTCAGGGGATATTTTCTTCAGCAGAAACATCCTATAGATGTTTATGCTGCTCCGGATTGTATGGAAAACCTCGTTAATTCTTTTGGATATTGTTTTAAGGCTCCTGAAGGGAGTTCTTATTTACCTATTGCTAATCCTCGCATTATAGAAAAGGATGTTCCTATAAGTGTAAAAGGTGCTGGGGGAGTCATTGAGGCTATTCCTATATTGCAACGACATGGAAAGATTTCTTCGTTAGGTTTTCGTTTTAGTAATGTTGCTTATTGTACGGATGTCAATTCATTTCCAGATGAAAGCTTGGAGAAATTGCAAAACTTAGACTTTTTAATTATTGATGCTCTCAGAAATGGTTTGCATGGTAGTCATTTTTCTTTATCCGAGTCCTTGAAAAAAATTGATCTTATTAATCCTAAGAATGCCATTTTAACGCATATGCATGTTGATTTAGATTATGATAAGGTATTCAGAAGTACTCCTTCGCGTGTTGTTCCTGCTTTTGATGGTATGCATTTTAAATCTCTTATATAG
- a CDS encoding DNA polymerase III subunit delta', which produces MIDGILDPIYNRKLFGHEEIEEFLSQYYSSGKMHHAFLFEGEEGIGKATLGFHYARHVLQNPDFRNAPSQMCSPDPNSPFVKQMASRALHNFLYLSYPLNVKTGKLRTVITVDEIRRIRHFLSLTADKGYWRVIIIDPVDGMNNNAANALLKSLEEPPKKVVFILISHASRVILPTIRSRCLSVKFKTLSEKNLYKALENLKIVDLHSKIDLINIASYGSVSRAIKILNYGCDKIIASYIDLMHAQEEKSLLYKMQQISDELSPQDKKIAFDFFVEFIMKEMFKGAKEAALSGKLEEADQIVQIYSSVKKKVDSFYIYNLDRRQIIFYLLEKARDCNIIYERIFYAI; this is translated from the coding sequence ATGATAGATGGTATACTTGATCCCATCTACAATAGGAAGTTGTTTGGTCATGAAGAAATAGAAGAATTCTTGTCACAGTATTATTCTTCTGGCAAGATGCACCATGCCTTTCTTTTTGAAGGAGAAGAAGGAATTGGTAAGGCTACTTTAGGATTTCATTATGCGCGTCATGTTTTGCAAAATCCTGACTTTAGAAATGCTCCTTCTCAGATGTGTAGCCCCGATCCCAATTCACCCTTTGTTAAACAGATGGCTTCTCGCGCATTGCATAATTTTTTGTATTTATCATATCCATTAAATGTAAAGACGGGAAAATTACGTACAGTTATTACTGTTGATGAAATTCGGCGTATTCGGCATTTTTTATCTCTTACCGCCGATAAAGGCTATTGGCGCGTTATTATAATTGATCCTGTGGATGGAATGAACAATAATGCTGCCAATGCCCTGCTAAAATCTTTGGAAGAACCTCCTAAAAAAGTTGTTTTTATCCTTATATCACATGCTTCTCGCGTTATTTTACCAACAATACGCTCACGTTGTTTGTCGGTAAAGTTTAAGACTCTTTCTGAAAAAAATTTGTATAAAGCTCTTGAGAACTTAAAGATTGTAGATCTACACTCAAAAATAGATCTTATAAACATTGCATCTTATGGTAGTGTTTCTAGGGCAATAAAGATTTTAAACTATGGTTGTGATAAAATCATTGCTTCTTACATTGATCTAATGCATGCGCAAGAGGAAAAGTCTTTGTTGTACAAAATGCAACAAATTTCTGATGAATTGTCGCCTCAAGATAAAAAGATAGCTTTTGATTTTTTTGTAGAATTTATTATGAAAGAGATGTTTAAAGGAGCTAAGGAAGCGGCTTTATCCGGTAAACTTGAAGAGGCAGATCAAATTGTGCAAATTTATTCTTCTGTTAAGAAAAAAGTTGATTCTTTTTATATTTATAATTTAGATCGTAGACAGATTATTTTCTATCTCCTTGAAAAAGCAAGGGATTGTAATATTATATATGAGCGTATTTTTTATGCTATTTGA
- the tmk gene encoding dTMP kinase produces the protein MNSGLFISFEGIEGVGKTTHISHLAGFLKKNNYDVQITREPGGTPVAEAARHVLLTGGVDEFGAYAESILFSSIRLDHVENVIRPALIEGKILLCDRFLDSSYAYQGEKDDFKKTFLDSLQQVSTQGIVPDCTIILDLPVDVGLQRIRHRYSLKKNSSLDYFERKDWIVHEKRRRIFLDIARDQPERCRIVDATHPFQDVAAHILNIVWELMQKRSFPRPPKGDRSR, from the coding sequence GTGAATTCAGGATTATTTATAAGCTTTGAAGGAATTGAAGGGGTAGGGAAAACAACGCATATTTCGCACCTAGCAGGATTTCTGAAAAAAAATAATTATGATGTGCAGATTACGCGTGAACCGGGAGGAACTCCTGTAGCAGAGGCTGCTCGGCATGTGTTGTTGACGGGTGGGGTTGATGAATTTGGTGCTTATGCGGAATCTATTTTATTTTCTTCTATCCGTTTGGATCATGTAGAAAATGTTATTCGCCCCGCATTGATAGAAGGTAAAATTTTGCTTTGTGATCGTTTTTTAGATTCGTCCTATGCTTATCAAGGTGAGAAAGATGATTTTAAGAAAACTTTTTTAGATTCTCTGCAACAAGTCTCTACTCAAGGTATCGTTCCAGATTGTACAATTATTTTAGATCTTCCTGTAGATGTCGGGCTACAACGTATTCGGCATCGATATTCTTTGAAAAAAAATTCAAGTTTAGATTATTTCGAACGAAAAGATTGGATTGTTCATGAAAAAAGGCGTAGGATATTTTTAGATATTGCACGCGATCAACCAGAGCGTTGTCGTATTGTTGATGCGACCCATCCTTTTCAAGATGTTGCGGCTCATATTTTGAATATTGTTTGGGAATTGATGCAGAAACGTTCTTTCCCTCGCCCTCCAAAGGGAGATAGAAGTCGATGA